A stretch of the Vidua chalybeata isolate OUT-0048 chromosome 19, bVidCha1 merged haplotype, whole genome shotgun sequence genome encodes the following:
- the GCGR gene encoding glucagon receptor — MWSRGGMSQPRLLTLLLLLFCCQGPCAQITDNVVERWKEYSEECQRNMSRLPAPTELVCNRTFDKFSCWPDTMPNSTASVPCPWFLPWYQKVKHKHVFKTCGPDGQWVTGPRGQSLRDATQCEQDDEDLKAQEKFAKTYGSFKVMYTVGYSVSLCALLLALALLLGFSKLHCMRNYIHMNLFASFILKGVSVLVIDALLKTHYSDKIDGYNVQIWLSDEAAAGCRAATVFMQYGIVANYCWLLVEGIYLHNLLVVAVFSERSYFTLYLCIGWGAPMLFLIPWVIVKFLYENIQCWSTNNNMGFWWILRFPVFLAILINFFIFIRIIQILVSKLRAHQMRYTDYKFRLAKSTLTLIPLLGIHEVVFAFITDEHAQGTLRYVKLFFDLFLSSFQGLLVAILYCFVNKEVQAELLKRWQRWKLGKDLAEEYKHTYSHAPSARNGAGSTCEKHQLVSGCTNGLGRSLAPQPSSQRLERSGRSTAEHLALGGHHHCYEFPETTAESHF; from the exons ATGTGGTCCAGAGGAGGGATGTCCCAGCCACGTCTCCtcaccctcctgctgctgctgttctgctgccaG GGTCCCTGTGCCCAGATCACGGATAATGTCGTCGAGAGATGGAAGGAGTACAGCGAGGAGTGCCAGCGCAACATGAGCCGCCTGCCTGCGCCCACAG agctggtCTGTAACCGCACCTTCGACAAGTTCTCGTGCTGGCCCGACACGATGCCCAACAGCACAGCCAGTGTGCCCTGCCCCTGGTTCCTGCCCTGGTACCAGAAAG TGAAGCACAAACACGTCTTCAAGACCTGTGGGCCAGACGGGCAGTGGGTGACAGGGCCACGGGGACAGTCCCTGCGCGATGCCACACAGTGTGAGCAGGATGACGAGGACCTAAAGGCGCAG GAAAAATTTGCCAAGACCTATGGCAGCTTCAAGGTGATGTACACCGTGGGCtactctgtgtccctgtgtgcactGCTGcttgccctggccctgctgctgggcttcAG CAAGCTGCACTGCATGAGGAACTACATCCACATGAACCTCTTCGCCTCCTTCATCCTGAAGGGCGTCTCTGTGCTGGTCATCGACGCCCTGCTCAAGACCCACTACAGTGACAAGATCGACGGCTACAACGTGCAAATCTGGCTGAGCGACGAG GCAGCCGCAGGCTGCCGGGCAGCCACGGTCTTCATGCAGTACGGCATCGTGGCCAACTactgctggctgctggtggAAGGCATCTACCTGCATAACCTGTTGGTGGTGGCCGTCTTCTCCGAGAGGAGCTACTTCACCCTCTACCTGTGCATCGGCTGGG GGGCACCCATGCTGTTCCTCATTCCCTGGGTCATTGTGAAGTTCCTCTATGAAAACATACA GTGCTGGTCCACAAACAACAACATGGGCTTCTGGTGGATCCTTCGCTTCCCCGTGTTCCTGGCCATCCTG ATCAACTTCTTCATCTTCATCCGCATCATTCAGATCCTTGTTTCCAAGCTCCGTGCACACCAGATGCGCTACACTGACTACAAGTTCAG GCTGGCCAAGTCCACGCTGACGCTCATCCCGCTGCTGGGCATCCACGAGGTGGTCTTCGCCTTCATCACCGACGAGCACGCCCAGGGCACACTGCGCTACGTCAAGCTCTTCTTCGACCTCTTCCTGAGCTCCTTCCAG gGTTTGCTGGTGGCCATTCTCTACTGCTTCGTCAACAAGGAG gtgcaggcagagctgctgaagcgGTGGCAGCGCTGGAAGCTGGGGAAGGACCTGGCTGAGGAGTACAAGCACACCTACAGCCACGCACCCAGTGCCCGCAACGGCGCCGGCAGCACCTGCGAGAAGCACCAGCTGGTGAGTGGCTGCACCAACGGGCTGGGGCGCAGCCTggccccccagcccagctcccagcgcCTGGAGAGGAGCGGGCGCAGCACTGCCGAGCACCTCGCCCTGGGGGGCCATCACCACTGCTACGAGTTTCCTGAGACCACGGCCGAGAGCCACTTCTGA